In one window of Cryptococcus neoformans var. neoformans JEC21 chromosome 7 sequence DNA:
- a CDS encoding transcriptional repressor, putative, giving the protein MNFFNRQKTRTPADTVKSLKDNITRLDNAPAGEASRKINEDISRQLSIVKILLSGEGDTEPNPDAVAQVANEVYAQDLLSLMVVHLGKFDFEARKDVCNIYGVLLRRQLGSRSPTVDTIATRPDIIFNTLKGYANQDIALNTGMILKEMLRYEPLARILLYSDQFYTFPSYIENTSFGISCDALANMKETLTRHKPMVAQYIEANYDRFFNMYNTLILSSNYVTKRQSLKLLGEILLDRANYNIMTRYIASEANLKMMMNFLRDKSRNIQFEAFHVFKVFVANPNKPPQIASILRRNKEKLLVFLREFHNDKDDEQFNDEKQFLIHQIQQL; this is encoded by the exons ATGAACTTTTTCAATCGACAAAAGACACGGACGCCCGCGGACACAGTCAAGAGCCTGAAGGACAACATAACACGTCTAGATAATGCCCCGGCTGGAGAGGCAAGCAGAAAG ATTAATGAAGATATTTCTCGCCAACTGTCTATCGTCAAGATTCTTCTTTCTGGCGAAGGTGACACTGAGCCAAACCCGGATGCCGTTGCGCAAGTGGCAAACGAGGTGTATGCCCAGGATCTTCTTAGTTTAATGGTCGTCCATTTGGGCAAGTTTGATTTTGAG GCTAGGAAGGACGTTTGCAACATTTACGGCGTCCTGCTCCGTCGTCAACTGGGCAGTCGTTCACCCACTGTGGACACGATCGCTACCCGTCCcgacatcatcttcaacacACTCAAGGG GTATGCCAACCAAGATATCGCGCTCAATACCGGGATGATTCTAAAAGAAATGTTGCGGTATGAGCCGTTGGCGAGAATCTTGTTGTATTCCGATCA GTTCTATACATTCCCTAGCTATATCGAGAACACTTCATTTGGCATCTCTTGCGATGCGTTGGCTAACATGAag GAAACACTCACACGACACAAACCCATGGTTGCGCAATATATCGAGGCCAATTATGATCGA TTTTTCAACATGTACAACACTCTCATCCTTTCGTCCAACTACGTGACTAAACGACAGTCACTCAAGCTCCTGGGCGagattcttcttgatcgGGCCAATTACAATATCATGACGCGATATATCGCCTCGGAAGCCAatctgaagatgatgatgaatttTTTGCGAGATAAAAGCAGGAATATTCAATTTGAGGCGTTTCATGTTTTCAAG GTATTCGTGGCCAACCCGAACAAGCCTCCGCAGATTGCCAGTATCTTGCGTCGAAACAAGGAGAAGCTGCTAGTATTTTTAAGAGAATTTCATAATGACAAGGATG ATGAGCAATTCAAT GACGAAAAACAATTCCTTATCCACCAAA TTCAACAGTTGTAA
- a CDS encoding 40s ribosomal protein s27, putative, whose translation MVLAIDLINRPASVQARTHKLKKIVPEPNSFFMDVKCPGCFAITTVFSHASTVVQCQGCATALCQPTGGKAKLTEGCSFRRKN comes from the exons ATG GTTCTTGCCATCGACCTCATCAACCGACCTGCCTCTGTCCAGGCTCGTACCcacaagctcaagaagatTGTCCCTGAGCCCAACTCTTTCTTCATGGACGTCAAGTGCCCTGGGTGCTTTGCCATCAC CACTGTCTTCTCCCACGCCTCTACCGTCGTTCAGTGCCAAGGATGCGCCACCGCTCTTTGCCAACCCACCGGTGGTAAGGCCAAGTTGACTGAAG GCTGCTCTTTCCGTCGAAAGAACTAA
- a CDS encoding cytoplasm protein, putative — MPPKGSIFRGPNAQHFQLVHRSQQDPLINDPEASQRVLKPMGRGNDSRKTEISLAELEATIDKSKIRANEGEAALYGITYDDSAYDYMQHLKPVGGPGGAVESFLIAAPSGGSGVASGMKGGKGKFKARADDEMFQLPDSVLPSRQEISVQEARARNEAIPLELQGLQPDMDPHLRQVLEALEDDAFVDDEDDDEGWFNQLVKGGERNEHEEVPWEFAEWGVDDSGKPVQRQAEQDGEREETWEDRFKAFKREQARVSEEPSEFDPEEMSEMADTVGSLTSNLADMMVRGGKKRHGKRGPSDASGMSMSSSSMFRNQGLRDLDDRFDKIERDYEYDDDEEEEEYEDWSDDDGTASIAASNFSVSSRFSLASHASRASTAVPPELSREDFNSIMDDFLENYEVVGRRLRPALGGTTMSGPEKLKVLRSAIEGEGDFKDDNRKRIKEIEKEEMGKGRTKLREEKVKIVGEEEQKWDVETILTTRTNTENHPALIRDPTRKIRTVPPPPAPPVQREEESEDDSGSETEREGGPRVTVARTKGESAEERKARKAAVKAERSARRAEKKSHKETFSTERKRQLKSHNKMVGDGRAADVPAGREGVFALR, encoded by the exons ATGCCACCCAAAGGCTCAATTTTCCGAGGCCCGAATGCCCAGCATTTCCAACTTGTTCACCGTTCGCAACAGGATCCGCTCATCAATGACCCCGAAGCGAGCCAGCGGGTCTTAAAGCCTATGGGCAGAGGCAATGACAGTCGAAAG ACCGAAATCTCTCTTGCCGAACTCGAAGCGACTATTGATAAATCCAAAATTCGAGCCAACGAAGGTGAAGCGGCACTCTACGGTATCACATACGACGACTCTGCGTACGATTATATGCAGCATCTCAAGCCTGTTGGTGGCCCTGGCGGTGCCGTTGAAAGTTTCTTGATCGCTGCGCCTAGCGGAGGTTCAGGTGTTGCGTCCGGTATGAAGGGTGGTAAGGGCAAGTTCAAGGCCCGGGCGGATGATGAAATGTTCCAATTGCCGGACAGTGTCTTACCTAGCCGACAGGAAATTAGTGTTCAAGAGGCAAGGGCGAGGAATGAAGCTATCCCATTGGAACTACAAGGTCTTCAGCCAGACATGGACCCGCATCTTAGGCAAGTGCTTGAGGCGCTTGAAGACGATGCGTTTGtggacgacgaagatgatgatgagggaTGGTTCAACCAGCTTGTGAAGGGCGGTGAACGAAATGAGCACGAGGAAGTACCCTGGGAGTTTGCGGAATGGGGTGTAGACGACAGCGGAAAACCCGTCCAGCGTCAAGCAGAGCAGGatggggaaagggaagagactTGGGAAGATAGGTTCAAGGCGTTCAAGCGAGAGCAGGCCAGAGTTTCCGAGGAGCCGTCCGAATTCGATCCTGAAGAAATGTCCGAGATGGCGGACACTGTGGGCAGCCTTACTAGCAACTTGGCAGACATGATGGTGCgtggagggaagaagaggcatgggaagagagggccCAGTGATGCATCTGGAATGAGTATGAGCAGCTCAAGCATGTTCAGAAACCAGGGTTTGCGAGATTTAGATGATCGATTTGACAAG ATTGAACGAGATTACGAGtacgacgatgacgaggaagaggaagaatatgAAGATTGGTCCGATGACGATGGCACTGCTTCCATTGCTGCCAGTAACTTCTCAGTTTCTTCACGATTCTCCCTCGCCTCCCACGCTTCTCGCGCCAGTACTGCTGTACCTCCCGAGCTCTCCCGGGAAGACTTTAACTCCATCATGGATGACTTCCTTGAAAATTATGAGGTCGTAGGTCGACGTTTACGACCTGCTCTCGGTGGTACAACAATGAGTGGACCTGAGAAGCTGAAAGTTTTGAGGTCAGCTATTGAGGGCGAGGGAGACTTCAAGGACGACAacaggaagaggatcaaagagattgagaaggaggagatgggtaAAGGAAGGACCAAGTTaagagaggaaaaagtCAAGATCGtaggggaagaggaacagAAGTGGGATGTAGAGACTATCCTCA CTACCCGAACAAATACCGAAAACCACCCGGCTTTGATCCGAGACCCTACACGTAAAATCAGAACAGTACCCCCACCTCCCGCTCCGCCAGTGCagcgagaggaagaaagcgaAGATGACTCTGGATCTGAGACTGAGCGAGAAGGCGGGCCTAGAGTCACCGTTGCTCGAACAAAGGGCGAGTCTgcagaggagagaaaggcgaggaaggcagctgtcaaggctgagCGATCT GCGCGTCGAGCTGAGAAAAAGTCGCATAAGGAGACGTTCTCTACTGAAAGGAAACGACAGCTCAAGAGTCACAACAAGATGGTAGGAGACGGGCGTGCGGCGGATGTGCCAGCTGGACGTGAAGGGGTTTTCGCTCTAAGATGA
- a CDS encoding mitochondrial import inner membrane translocase subunit tim13, putative has protein sequence MSSFFGSGAGSPSNDMTARKEQMKQSIQQELAIANAQQLINKINENCFAKCVTKPSTSLSSSQESCLSQCMTLYMAAFDQVSRSYVARISKERGVAPGL, from the exons ATGTCCTCTTTCTTCGGTTCCGGCGCCGGCTCTCCTTCTA ACGACATGACTGCCCGGAAAGAGCAAATGAAGCAATCTATCCAACAAGAG CTTGCCATTGCCAACGCTCAGCAGCTCATCAACAAAATCAACGAGAAC TGCTTCGCCAAGTGTGTCACCAAGCCTTCCACTTCCCTTAGCTCTTCCCAAGAG TCTTGTCTCTCTCAATGTATGACCCTCTACATGGCCGCTTTCGACCAGGTCTCTCGATCATACGTTGCTAGGATATCAAAGGAGCGAGGTGTTGCCCCTGGTCTCTAA
- a CDS encoding rRNA processing-related protein, putative, with product MPATASRKGKSRAQDTSDDNPEAALPLGKQLVHTDKKVRDKAVTSLVNFLSQGGDTEGSSSSYVNLEDKEMAKLWKGLFYCFWMSDKPLVQQGLAAELAELLLKINPRTNSPGDKFKASLAFLEGFWDSIVREWAGIDRLRMDKYYLLMRRYVNATFRLLAREKWEKEAIEAVNSILMKEGGAMTWEDRRVPTSISTHLSDIYLDELNKVLGLPEVDFQPACPIAAVLQPHITLLARTPLSTIHTRIMSSVFTPLLNSLALASSSPDQYDERPAKRSKKSIDDEPMYAHIVMHSCAGEGGKQGRNSAEQLRNAVLKAMFNAAANPKSTEPNRRKIYKVWREEGGDDDDEDDE from the exons CGCCTCTAGAAAGGGCAAATCCCGCGCACAAGATACGTCTGATGACAATCCTGAGGCTGCTTTGCCTTTGGGCAAACAGTTGGTTCATACCG ACAAGAAGGTCAGGGACAAGGCAGTAACAAGTCTGGTCAATTTCTTGTCTCAAGGAGGAGACACTGAAGGATCCTCAAGCTCCTATGTTAACTTGGAGGATAAGGAGATGGCCAAACTTTGGAAAGGATTATTCTACT GTTTCTGGATGTCTGACAAGCCCCTTGTTCAACAAGGTCTAGCAGCCGAGCTTGCAGAACTTCTACTCAAAATCAATCCTCGTACCAACTCTCCCGGTGATAAGTTCAAAGCTAGCCTGGCGTTTTTGGAAGGTTTCTGGGATTCAATCGTTAGAGAGTGGGCGGGTATCGACAGATTAAG AATGGACAAGTACTACTTGCTCATGAGAAGATATGTCAATGCTACTTTCAGATTATTGGCTCGGGAAaaatgggagaaggaagctaTTGAGGCTGTTAACAGTATACTGAtgaaggaaggtggtgcCATGAC CTGGGAAGACAGGAGGGTGCCTACATCCATTTCCACGCATTTGTCTGATATCTATCTTGATGAGCTCAACAAGGTTTTGGGCTTGCCCGAGGTCGACTTCCAA CCTGCATGCCCCATCGCTGCCGTTCTCCAACCTCACATTACCCTACTTGCTCGCACTCCCCTTTCCACAATTCACACCCGCATCATGTCATCAGTCTTCACCCCTCTCCTTAATTCTCTCGctctcgcttcttcctctcccgACCAATATGATGAGCGTCCCGCGAAACGATCAAAGAAAAGTATAGACGATGAGCCGATGTACGCCCACATTGTCATGCACTCTTGTGCTggcgaaggagggaagCAGGGGAGGAACTCGGCGGAGCAGCTGAGAAACGCTGTTTTGAAAGCAATGTTCAATGCAGCTGCCAACCCCAAATCGACCGAGCCCAATAGAAGAAAGATTTACAAGGTCtggagagaggagggcggcgacgatgatgacgaagatgatgagtaG